A genome region from Vibrio tapetis subsp. tapetis includes the following:
- a CDS encoding DUF1107 family protein — translation MERVFTHYHPRQVAKFVKTLFCGSFIIKGIGVFFFEKGKVMLPDLNNREMLSIMKEVNQTIDSLSLAGI, via the coding sequence ATGGAAAGAGTCTTTACGCACTATCATCCACGCCAAGTGGCAAAATTTGTCAAAACGCTATTTTGTGGCTCGTTTATCATTAAAGGGATCGGTGTGTTCTTTTTTGAGAAAGGCAAAGTGATGTTGCCGGATTTAAATAATCGAGAAATGTTATCGATAATGAAAGAAGTCAATCAGACGATTGACTCCTTAAGCCTTGCGGGTATCTAG
- the msrA gene encoding peptide-methionine (S)-S-oxide reductase MsrA, translating to MLNKNTIVSPQEALAGRETAIIPNEKHFINQSDLIAPIEGEQQQILFGMGCFWGAERLFWQLDGVQSTAVGYSGGYTKNPTYDEVCSGNTAHTEVVKVVFDPSVLPVAQLLRHFWENHDPTQGLQQGNDRGSQYRSAIYTYNDSQFEIATASMQAYQQALTKIKPDAITTEIKAAAEFYFAEDYHQQYLAKNPNGYCGLGGTGACFPPER from the coding sequence ATGCTCAATAAAAATACCATTGTTTCACCGCAAGAAGCATTAGCGGGCAGAGAAACAGCCATCATTCCGAATGAAAAACACTTTATCAATCAAAGCGATCTTATCGCACCCATCGAAGGTGAACAACAACAGATACTGTTTGGCATGGGATGTTTCTGGGGCGCTGAACGTTTATTCTGGCAATTAGACGGGGTTCAGTCGACCGCTGTTGGCTACAGTGGTGGTTATACCAAAAACCCAACCTACGATGAAGTATGCAGTGGAAATACGGCCCACACAGAAGTAGTGAAAGTTGTGTTCGATCCTAGTGTGCTTCCTGTTGCACAATTACTCCGCCATTTTTGGGAAAATCACGATCCCACTCAGGGTCTGCAACAAGGTAATGATAGAGGCTCTCAGTATCGTTCTGCTATTTATACCTATAATGACTCTCAATTTGAGATAGCAACGGCAAGTATGCAAGCTTACCAACAAGCATTGACGAAAATAAAGCCCGATGCCATTACGACCGAAATTAAAGCCGCCGCTGAATTTTATTTTGCCGAAGACTATCATCAGCAATATTTAGCAAAAAATCCAAACGGTTACTGCGGTCTCGGTGGGACAGGAGCGTGCTTCCCACCAGAGCGTTAG
- a CDS encoding autotransporter assembly complex protein TamA, with protein MLNLRTFTPLLFAFVLLASPNALATKLDVTGLEGALATNVDAYLSTIDEKEYSTSLRFQSRLEENIINALKALGYYQPRIDFVISEDQQTLNVQVASGPATRIAQSNITIIGEAERDEDFQALLSASKVKVGEILNHSNYEALKSGISNLALQKGYFEGEFVETSLKVAPTHQQALITIVYNSGIRYHFGKVSIEGSQINEDRVQSLVPFEENDPYLATQVGELNQKLSNTEWFSSVHVEPNLSGVGESRQLPMRVVLAPQSRNQLETGIGYSTDIGPKATLTWKKPWLNDRGHSFRTSLSISQPEQTAIASYKIPLENVLDEYYEIKYGMKNTDKQDTKSFENNLAVERHWQLDSGWHRTIYLRYLFEDYTQADVSNRSKMLLPGISFSRVRVRGGSMPMWGDKQVVKFEATDKFLRSDADLFLLQGRTAWIRSIGNNHRGLARIDGGAIYTDELDKVPPSLRFFAGGDNSLRGYGYESISPKGSNGKLTGGQYLVTSTLEYQYRIVGDWWLAAFVDYGDAWIDTPDWKMGRGVGVRWASPVGPIRLDFAWPDDAKELDDFRIHFTLGPEL; from the coding sequence ATGTTAAATCTTAGAACTTTTACTCCTTTATTATTCGCATTTGTCCTACTTGCTTCACCTAATGCTCTGGCAACTAAATTAGATGTCACTGGTTTAGAAGGTGCGTTGGCGACAAATGTTGATGCTTATTTGTCTACTATTGATGAGAAAGAATACTCGACCTCATTAAGATTCCAGTCTCGCCTTGAAGAAAACATCATTAACGCACTGAAAGCCTTGGGTTATTACCAGCCAAGGATTGATTTTGTTATTTCTGAAGATCAGCAGACTCTGAATGTTCAAGTTGCCTCTGGGCCGGCAACACGTATAGCCCAGAGCAATATCACGATTATAGGTGAAGCTGAAAGGGATGAAGACTTCCAAGCCCTACTTAGCGCCTCTAAGGTTAAAGTTGGTGAAATTCTTAACCACAGTAACTATGAAGCATTAAAGTCAGGGATCAGTAACTTGGCTTTGCAAAAAGGTTACTTTGAAGGTGAGTTTGTTGAAACTTCGCTGAAAGTTGCGCCAACGCATCAGCAAGCTTTGATTACCATTGTTTACAATAGCGGAATACGATATCACTTTGGTAAGGTTTCTATTGAAGGTAGCCAGATCAATGAAGACAGAGTTCAGTCTTTAGTTCCGTTTGAAGAGAACGACCCTTACTTGGCGACTCAGGTGGGCGAGTTAAATCAAAAGCTTTCTAATACAGAGTGGTTCTCCTCTGTCCATGTTGAGCCCAATTTATCTGGTGTAGGCGAAAGTCGTCAATTACCTATGCGTGTAGTTTTGGCGCCGCAATCTCGAAATCAATTAGAAACCGGTATTGGTTACTCTACTGACATTGGTCCTAAAGCCACATTAACGTGGAAAAAGCCGTGGCTAAACGACCGAGGGCATAGCTTCCGTACCTCTTTATCTATTTCTCAGCCAGAGCAAACCGCCATCGCGAGTTATAAGATTCCGCTAGAAAACGTTCTTGATGAGTACTACGAGATTAAGTACGGGATGAAGAACACCGATAAACAAGATACAAAGAGCTTTGAGAACAACTTGGCTGTAGAACGCCATTGGCAACTAGACTCAGGCTGGCACCGAACCATTTATCTACGTTATCTATTTGAGGATTACACCCAAGCAGATGTCAGTAATCGCTCTAAGATGTTACTGCCTGGTATTTCATTTTCTAGAGTGAGAGTTCGCGGAGGCTCAATGCCGATGTGGGGCGATAAGCAGGTCGTGAAATTTGAAGCGACCGATAAGTTTTTACGCTCTGACGCAGATTTGTTTTTGCTGCAGGGAAGAACGGCATGGATACGCAGTATTGGTAATAATCATCGAGGTTTAGCTCGTATTGATGGTGGCGCTATTTATACCGATGAATTGGATAAAGTCCCGCCTTCGTTACGTTTTTTCGCCGGTGGTGATAACAGCCTACGTGGCTATGGTTACGAATCAATTTCTCCAAAGGGTAGCAATGGCAAGCTCACTGGTGGTCAGTATTTAGTCACTTCCACATTAGAATATCAATATCGAATTGTTGGAGATTGGTGGTTAGCTGCGTTTGTTGATTATGGTGACGCATGGATAGACACTCCAGATTGGAAAATGGGGCGTGGTGTAGGTGTGCGCTGGGCATCGCCAGTTGGGCCTATTCGTTTAGACTTCGCGTGGCCAGATGACGCCAAAGAGTTGGATGACTTTCGTATCCACTTCACTTTGGGGCCTGAGTTATGA